The Thunnus albacares chromosome 11, fThuAlb1.1, whole genome shotgun sequence genome contains a region encoding:
- the LOC122992613 gene encoding chymotrypsin A-like isoform X3, translated as MVFLWILSCFAFIGAAYGCGTPAIPPDISGYSDIVNGKEARPHSWPWQVSLQKCNGFHFCGGSLINQNWVVTAAHCPVRESHLVVLGAHDLRSSTEDVQKIRVGKVFTHPEYNKTRRFNNDIQLIKLASPAQINRHVSPVCVAETRDNFPAGIMCMATGWGQTSDNGDQATRLQQAALPLLTDSECSRFFSSPITSKMICVGGNGACTCYGDSGGPLVCQKAGAWTLVGIMSFGGESCNPMKPRVNARVTALRAWIDRTIAAN; from the exons ATGGTCTTCCTGTGGATCCTCTCCTGCTTCGCCTTCATCGGCGCCGCCTACG GTTGTGGCACTCCCGCCATCCCCCCCGACATCAGCGGTTACTCTGATATCGTGAACGGCAAGGAGGCGAGGCCTCACTCCTGGCCCTGGCAGGTGTccctgcag AAATGCAATGGCTTCCACTTCTGCGGAGGCTCCCTCATCAACCAGAACTGGGTGGTAACCGCTGCTCACTGTCCCGTCAG GGAGTCTCACCTTGTGGTTCTCGGAGCACATGACCTCCGCTCCTCCACCGAGGACGTCCAGAAGATCAGGGTCGGCAAG GTGTTCACACACCCTGAATACAACAAAACCAGGCGCTTTAACAACGACATCCAGCTCATCAAGCTGGCCAGCCCCGCCCAGATAAACAGGCATGTTTCCCCCGTGTGCGTGGCCGAAACCAGAGACAACTTCCCTGCAGGCATAATGTGCATGGCCACCGGCTGGGGCCAGACCAGCGACAACG GTGACCAGGCCACccggctgcagcaggcagcccTCCCCCTGCTGACCGATAGTGAGTGCAGTCGATTCTTCAGCAGCCCTATCACCTCCAAGATGATCTGCGTCGGAGGCAATGGAGCCTGCACCTGCTAC ggcGACTCTGGAGGTCCTCTGGTCTGTCAGAAGGCTGGTGCCTGGACTCTGGTTGGTATCATGTCCTTTGGAGGAGAAAGCTGCAATCCCATGAAGCCCAGAGTGAACGCCCGCGTCACAGCACTGCGCGCCTGGATAGACCGGACCATCGCTGCCAACTGA
- the LOC122992613 gene encoding chymotrypsin A-like isoform X1 yields MVFLWILSCFAFIGAAYGCGTPAIPPDISGYSDIVNGKEARPHSWPWQVSLQKCNGFHFCGGSLINQNWVVTAAHCPVRWSTRVVLGAHNLRSSTEDVQVIGVGKMFTHPDYNKTRRWNNDIQLIKLARPAQINRHVSPVCLAETRDNFPPGTMCMATGWGRTSGNGDQATRLQQAALPLLTDSECSRFFSSPITSKMICVGGNGACTCYGDSGGPLVCQKAGAWTLVGIMSFGGESCNPMKPRVNARVTALRAWIDRTIAAN; encoded by the exons ATGGTCTTCCTGTGGATCCTCTCCTGCTTCGCCTTCATCGGCGCCGCCTACG GTTGTGGCACTCCCGCCATCCCCCCCGACATCAGCGGTTACTCTGATATCGTGAACGGCAAGGAGGCGAGGCCTCACTCCTGGCCCTGGCAGGTGTccctgcag AAATGCAATGGCTTCCACTTCTGCGGAGGCTCCCTCATCAACCAGAACTGGGTGGTAACCGCTGCTCACTGTCCCGTCAG GTGGTCGACCCGTGTGGTTCTCGGAGCACACAACCTCCGCTCCTCCACCGAGGACGTCCAGGTGATCGGGGTCGGCAAG ATGTTCACACATCCCGACTACAACAAAACCAGGCGCTGGAACAACGACATCCAGCTCATCAAGCTGGCCAGACCCGCCCAGATAAACAGGCATGTTTCCCCCGTGTGCTTGGCCGAGACCAGAGACAACTTCCCCCCAGGCACAATGTGCATGGCCACCGGCTGGGGCCGGACCAGCGGCAACG GTGACCAGGCCACccggctgcagcaggcagcccTCCCCCTGCTGACCGATAGTGAGTGCAGTCGATTCTTCAGCAGCCCTATCACCTCCAAGATGATCTGCGTCGGAGGCAATGGAGCCTGCACCTGCTAC ggcGACTCTGGAGGTCCTCTGGTCTGTCAGAAGGCTGGTGCCTGGACTCTGGTTGGTATCATGTCCTTTGGAGGAGAAAGCTGCAATCCCATGAAGCCCAGAGTGAACGCCCGCGTCACAGCACTGCGCGCCTGGATAGACCGGACCATCGCTGCCAACTGA
- the LOC122992613 gene encoding chymotrypsin A-like isoform X2 → MVFLWILSCFAFIGAAYGCGTPAIPPDISGYSDIVNGKEARPHSWPWQVSLQKCNGFHFCGGSLINQNWVVTAAHCPVRWSTRVVLGAHNLRSSTEDVQVIGVGKVFTHPEYNKTRRFNNDIQLIKLASPAQINRHVSPVCVAETRDNFPAGIMCMATGWGQTSDNGDQATRLQQAALPLLTDSECSRFFSSPITSKMICVGGNGACTCYGDSGGPLVCQKAGAWTLVGIMSFGGESCNPMKPRVNARVTALRAWIDRTIAAN, encoded by the exons ATGGTCTTCCTGTGGATCCTCTCCTGCTTCGCCTTCATCGGCGCCGCCTACG GTTGTGGCACTCCCGCCATCCCCCCCGACATCAGCGGTTACTCTGATATCGTGAACGGCAAGGAGGCGAGGCCTCACTCCTGGCCCTGGCAGGTGTccctgcag AAATGCAATGGCTTCCACTTCTGCGGAGGCTCCCTCATCAACCAGAACTGGGTGGTAACCGCTGCTCACTGTCCCGTCAG GTGGTCGACCCGTGTGGTTCTCGGAGCACACAACCTCCGCTCCTCCACCGAGGACGTCCAGGTGATCGGGGTCGGCAAG GTGTTCACACACCCTGAATACAACAAAACCAGGCGCTTTAACAACGACATCCAGCTCATCAAGCTGGCCAGCCCCGCCCAGATAAACAGGCATGTTTCCCCCGTGTGCGTGGCCGAAACCAGAGACAACTTCCCTGCAGGCATAATGTGCATGGCCACCGGCTGGGGCCAGACCAGCGACAACG GTGACCAGGCCACccggctgcagcaggcagcccTCCCCCTGCTGACCGATAGTGAGTGCAGTCGATTCTTCAGCAGCCCTATCACCTCCAAGATGATCTGCGTCGGAGGCAATGGAGCCTGCACCTGCTAC ggcGACTCTGGAGGTCCTCTGGTCTGTCAGAAGGCTGGTGCCTGGACTCTGGTTGGTATCATGTCCTTTGGAGGAGAAAGCTGCAATCCCATGAAGCCCAGAGTGAACGCCCGCGTCACAGCACTGCGCGCCTGGATAGACCGGACCATCGCTGCCAACTGA
- the LOC122992613 gene encoding chymotrypsin B-like isoform X4, which translates to MVFLWILSCFAFIGAAYGCGTPAIPPDISGYSDIVNGKEARPHSWPWQVSLQKCNGFHFCGGSLINQNWVVTAAHCPVRWSTRVVLGAHNLRSSTEDVQVIGVGKMFTHPDYNKTRRWNNDIQLIKLARPAQINRHVSPVCLAETRDNFPPGTMCMATGWGRTSGNGKTATRLQQAALRLWTSEKCGLSDPITSKMICVGGNGACTCKGDSGGPLVCQKAGAWTLVGIMSFGGGDCNPMRPRVNARVTALRAWIDQTIAAN; encoded by the exons ATGGTCTTCCTGTGGATCCTCTCCTGCTTCGCCTTCATCGGCGCCGCCTACG GTTGTGGCACTCCCGCCATCCCCCCCGACATCAGCGGTTACTCTGATATCGTGAACGGCAAGGAGGCGAGGCCTCACTCCTGGCCCTGGCAGGTGTccctgcag AAATGCAATGGCTTCCACTTCTGCGGAGGCTCCCTCATCAACCAGAACTGGGTGGTAACCGCTGCTCACTGTCCCGTCAG GTGGTCGACCCGTGTGGTTCTCGGAGCACACAACCTCCGCTCCTCCACCGAGGACGTCCAGGTGATCGGGGTCGGCAAG ATGTTCACACATCCCGACTACAACAAAACCAGGCGCTGGAACAACGACATCCAGCTCATCAAGCTGGCCAGACCCGCCCAGATAAACAGGCATGTTTCCCCCGTGTGCTTGGCCGAGACCAGAGACAACTTCCCCCCAGGCACAATGTGCATGGCCACCGGCTGGGGCCGGACCAGCGGCAACG GTAAAACGGCCACccggctgcagcaggcagcccTCCGCCTGTGGACCAGTGAGAAGTGTGGTTTGTCTGACCCTATCACCTCCAAGATGATCTGCGTCGGAGGCAATGGAGCCTGCACCTGCAAG ggCGACTCTGGAGGTCCTCTGGTCTGTCAGAAGGCTGGTGCCTGGACTCTGGTTGGTATCATGTCCTTTGGAGGAGGAGACTGCAATCCCATGAGGCCCAGAGTGAACGCCCGCGTCACAGCACTGCGCGCCTGGATAGACCAGACCATTGCCGCCAACTGA